The following proteins are co-located in the Paludibaculum fermentans genome:
- a CDS encoding carboxylesterase/lipase family protein produces MKLSSSLCFCALAGLVAVQGAPAGPRVKTVNGVVEGITAKSGVRMFRAVPFATPPVGELRWKAPQPPKNWQGVRPAVEFAASCMQRPIFGDMEFRGKGTSEDCLYLNVWTPARTAAEKLPVLVYFFGGGLMAGDGSEYRYDGESMATKGIVSVTINYRLSVFGFLAHPELTAEAAYHSSGNYGFLDQNAALQWVQANIAAFGGDPKRVTIAGQSAGSRSVSVQLLSPLSKGLFAGAILESGSMVSGTKPLSLADAEKRGMEFMAAAGAQSLKDLRAIPGEKVLAMTAQPAWTRFEAIADGYQVAAKDLIECADKGELSRVPLLLGWVTEDRNAQSLLGENPATPEGYTAAVRKLFGADADRVLALYPAGQTADQVLDAAQTLATDRGMGYNMWRLAEGHRQSSGQPVFRFLYGRPRPKFLGRADQLPGTAGGIITNAAAASSVPKWRGAVHSAEIEYALGNLATNKHYAWELADYKLSEVMEGYFANFIKTGDPNGAGLPKWPAYAPGSGFQIMSLNAESGAVPEARQRYQLLDAILHAK; encoded by the coding sequence ATGAAGTTGTCGAGTAGTCTTTGTTTCTGTGCTTTGGCGGGCCTGGTGGCAGTCCAGGGAGCGCCCGCCGGTCCACGCGTCAAGACGGTGAATGGCGTCGTGGAGGGCATCACCGCGAAGTCCGGGGTCCGCATGTTCCGGGCGGTTCCGTTTGCCACCCCGCCGGTGGGTGAGTTGCGCTGGAAGGCGCCGCAGCCTCCGAAGAACTGGCAGGGCGTGCGCCCGGCGGTGGAGTTCGCCGCGAGTTGCATGCAGCGGCCCATCTTCGGGGACATGGAGTTTCGCGGCAAAGGCACAAGCGAAGACTGCCTGTATCTGAACGTGTGGACGCCGGCCAGGACGGCAGCGGAGAAGCTGCCGGTGCTGGTGTACTTCTTCGGTGGCGGACTGATGGCTGGCGACGGGTCAGAGTATCGCTATGACGGCGAGAGCATGGCGACGAAGGGCATTGTCTCGGTCACCATCAACTACCGCCTCTCCGTGTTCGGATTCCTGGCGCATCCCGAGTTGACGGCGGAGGCGGCCTATCACTCGTCGGGCAACTACGGCTTCCTGGATCAGAATGCGGCCCTGCAGTGGGTGCAGGCGAATATTGCGGCTTTTGGCGGAGATCCGAAGCGGGTCACGATTGCGGGCCAGTCGGCCGGATCGCGCTCAGTGAGCGTGCAACTGCTCTCTCCTTTGTCGAAGGGCTTGTTCGCGGGCGCCATTCTGGAGAGCGGCAGCATGGTCAGCGGCACGAAGCCGCTGTCCTTGGCGGATGCCGAGAAGCGCGGAATGGAGTTCATGGCCGCGGCCGGCGCGCAGTCGTTGAAGGATCTGCGCGCGATCCCCGGGGAGAAGGTGCTGGCGATGACCGCGCAGCCGGCCTGGACGCGATTCGAGGCCATCGCGGATGGCTATCAGGTGGCGGCGAAGGACCTGATCGAATGTGCGGACAAGGGGGAACTGTCTCGGGTGCCACTGCTGCTGGGTTGGGTGACGGAAGACCGGAACGCGCAGTCCTTGCTGGGCGAGAATCCGGCGACACCTGAGGGGTATACTGCGGCGGTCCGCAAGCTGTTCGGCGCGGATGCCGACCGCGTGCTGGCCCTGTATCCGGCGGGACAGACAGCGGACCAGGTACTGGATGCGGCACAGACGCTGGCAACGGACCGGGGCATGGGCTACAACATGTGGCGGCTGGCAGAGGGTCACCGGCAGTCGAGCGGACAACCGGTGTTCCGATTCCTCTACGGACGGCCGAGGCCCAAGTTCCTGGGGCGGGCCGACCAGTTGCCGGGCACCGCGGGTGGAATCATCACGAACGCCGCGGCAGCTTCTTCCGTTCCGAAGTGGCGCGGCGCAGTGCACTCGGCCGAGATCGAGTATGCGTTGGGCAATCTGGCCACGAACAAGCACTATGCCTGGGAGCTGGCCGACTACAAGCTGTCAGAGGTGATGGAAGGCTACTTTGCGAACTTCATCAAGACGGGCGATCCCAATGGCGCCGGACTGCCGAAGTGGCCGGCTTACGCGCCTGGCTCGGGTTTCCAGATCATGAGCCTGAATGCGGAGTCCGGCGCGGTGCCCGAGGCGCGGCAGCGGTATCAGTTGCTGGACGCGATCCTGCACGCCAAGTAG